The following proteins are co-located in the Oceanotoga teriensis genome:
- a CDS encoding LacI family DNA-binding transcriptional regulator: protein MKDSKLTIKDISQMTGYSIRTVSRVINNNPNVKESTRNKIEKVLKETGFETNIFAKSLRKKTMNNIMIVIEKQKNTYPGQWYSILFQKIIDKAAEYDYNVFMTEYISEQKNPFNGMHLLKSGFVDGAIIFNIKENDKKVKIFQQAGIPFVTIGETNSKTPFVATDSFSGMYQATNHLIKNGLTDIVLMLGNLQYTLNIKRKKGYIKAFEDNKIKINENNILINIRTFQDTYNYCKNMKKIPHGIIISGDEKAFGALKALNERNINIPDNISIIGYDNIPLSNFSTPALTTVEQPVDEIVEKSFKMLLDLINEKDVDTEILIPVKLIKRDTTR, encoded by the coding sequence ATGAAAGATTCAAAATTGACAATAAAAGATATATCTCAAATGACAGGATATTCTATAAGAACAGTTTCAAGGGTTATAAACAATAATCCAAATGTAAAAGAAAGTACCAGAAATAAAATAGAAAAGGTACTTAAAGAAACTGGTTTTGAAACGAATATTTTTGCAAAGAGTCTGAGAAAAAAGACTATGAATAATATAATGATAGTAATAGAAAAACAAAAAAATACATATCCAGGTCAATGGTATTCAATACTATTTCAAAAAATAATAGATAAAGCGGCAGAATATGATTATAATGTTTTTATGACTGAATATATATCCGAACAAAAAAATCCTTTCAATGGAATGCATCTTTTGAAATCTGGATTTGTAGATGGTGCAATAATATTTAATATAAAAGAAAATGATAAAAAAGTTAAAATTTTTCAACAGGCTGGAATACCTTTTGTCACAATAGGTGAAACGAATTCAAAAACACCTTTTGTTGCAACTGATAGTTTCTCTGGGATGTATCAAGCCACAAATCATTTAATAAAAAATGGATTAACAGATATAGTTTTAATGCTTGGAAATCTTCAGTATACATTGAATATAAAGAGAAAAAAAGGATATATAAAAGCGTTTGAAGACAATAAAATAAAAATAAATGAAAATAATATACTCATAAACATAAGAACATTTCAAGACACATATAATTACTGTAAAAACATGAAAAAAATTCCACATGGAATAATAATTTCTGGTGATGAAAAAGCTTTTGGTGCATTGAAAGCATTGAATGAAAGAAATATAAATATACCAGATAATATATCAATTATAGGATATGATAATATACCACTCTCCAATTTCTCAACACCAGCATTGACTACTGTTGAGCAACCCGTTGATGAAATAGTTGAAAAATCATTTAAAATGCTTTTAGATTTAATAAATGAAAAAGATGTAGACACAGAAATACTTATACCTGTTAAACTTATAAAAAGAGATACTACGAGGTGA